AGTGAAATGGTACATTTGGAAGTAATTTGAATGCTGGAACCCTGTAAAACAGACAGTCAGTTTGACCTGACTTTTAGAAGCTGGAAATGTGAATCAGATTTATTAAAGCAGTTTATTGTTCACAGTAttgatttgttctgttttaaaagcagccaTCACCATCCTCAAGTCCCAGCTGAAATTACTGAATATTGATATAGACTGGAGGCAGTTACAGTGGCTATATAAATGCAGTATCTTTGGTGTGAAATATGTTACTGTGAACTCTGCAAAGTGTATATTGAGGAAGTGAAtcatcctgctgctgtgtttgatCTATTCTTTTTCAGACACTCTTAAAAGATCCATTTTATATGGGGCTATACCAAAAAAGGGATCGCTCACAGGTGTATGATGACTTAATTGATGAATTTATGGAAGCCATTACAGACAGGTATGACACTGAATGTTCTGCACAGGAGGACGGCCAAAACTGCTggcaaaaacccccaacccaaACACGCTGTCCTTGAAACAGTCATTTAAGGAATAAGGGTAGGACTAGAAGAAGTCAAGAGATGTGGCTCTATTTCTGGCTCTGTAGTGACTTTCTCTGTGACCTGGAACATGCTGCTTGTAGTTATCTGTTAAATATGCACGGAAGGGAGATGGAACTGTTCTAAGCGGTGAAAGGCCTGAGGACATCCTCTTCCAAAGTTAATTGATGACGTGCAGGATTTGTTTCAAAAggattgcatttcttttatgtgTCTAGTGATAGGAATATTTGCCATGTTCTGTAGGTATGGCCAGAACACACTTATCCAATTCGAAGACTTTGGAAACCACAATGCTTTTcgttttttaagaaaatacagagagaaataTTGTACCTTCAATGATGATATTCAAGGTACACCTTTTGTTTATGTTCCTTAATCATTATGTTCCTTACTATGCAGAAACTTTGCCTAAAACCATTATCTGCCATGTAAATCTGTTCAGCTTACCTTAGGTTTGTATTACTTTTACAGGGACAGCTTCAGTGGCCTTGGCAGGactgctggcagcacagaaagccatTGGTAAACcatttgcagagcagaaagtACTATTCCTTGGAGCAGGAGAGGTGAGTTCTCTTAAGGGCTCTAGAGCAGCAAGAGATTTAACTGTGTGTTTTCTGGTTCTGTAGGACTTGTGGAGATTCACATTCTCTGAATTCCATTGCAAAACTTTTTATATAAGGCCAGCTGAAATATGTTAATAGAAGGGACTACCTACTGGAAGATGATTATTTGAAAGGTGTTTAACATTTGCAGGGACTCAAGTTTTCCACTTCTTACATACACTTGAAAAAAGCATCAGGGACTTGTGTGTAGTTGAAGGGGAATTTACCATAAAATTCTGATTTAGTAAGAAAAGGAGTGAGAACATCTTGTTAATTTTTATAGCATTGGAGAGAAgtacacagtatttttcttagCGGGTTAAATCAGTGGCTGTTTGTAGCAGATGCTTGTTAGTTACTGGGGCAGCAGTGTCAGGACCAGCACCATGCTGCTTGGGATGTCATCAAAATTGCTTCTATGGTGCTGACAAAATAACTTAATTAGCCGAAAATTTCTCCAGCTGGGGAAGGTCCTGATTACAATAATTGGCTAGTGTTGTGTTGTTGCCTGAGCACTGAACCCTGCTCTGCACTTCCCTCTGTCTTATTTCTCCTGCCAGACTTAGAAGCGTGTGCAGTAAGCCAAGAGAGGGGACATGGAGGGGAGAACTTCCAGCATCTACTTTCTGTCCTCTCTCTGAAAGGCCTTTatcacaggcagcaggagcagagagaggtTTAGAAAGTAGTTGGGCACAAAACACTACGCTGTGGTTTCTTGACAAGAGGGCTGCAGCACTAACTGCTGTTTGGGNNNNNNNNNNNNNNNNNNNNNNNNNNNNNNNNNNNNNNNNNNNNNNNNNNNNNNNNNNNNNNNNNNNNNNNNNNNNNNNNNNNNNNNNNNNNNNNNNNNNAAGCCTTTGCTGgcataaataaatgtaaaaattactGGCATCCCTGATGGCTgaaggaggccagcagcacatTAGAGGGAGACTCAGCCTCATTTTTGCGTgcactttttatttaacatCAACAGAGCAACAGATGTTTTAAGGGAAGAAGCTCACTTTTCCCTCATAGCAGTGTGTTGAGTCACGAGGAGTTGGACCTCAGGGTAGTTGTTGCTGTCAGATGGAGAAGCAAGACAGTGCTGATTAGATTTAGGTTTGATAACATGTCTTCACTGAAGTACCTGTGTGAGCATGgtgctatttaaaaaattggTGCCAGATGGGGAGAgggtctttgtttttttcctgtattggATCGATATGTCCTTTTATTCAGGAGTTTCCGGAAGTTATTATTTAGACATGGGTTATTTGAACAATTCAATATTCCTGGTCAGTAAACGAATGGATGTAATTTTGTTCCAGTCCTTATTAATAAATTTTGTAATGTTTCTGGCTCGTTAGACTTTTCTCTATACctaatgtttgttttcctaatgcTCTTCAGTTCTCTGAAATGTATTCATTTTACCTATAGTTTGCCCTCCGAAAATGTGTAACATTTTTCGCTTCAATGTACAGTAATTACCTAGAGAATCCTGCCCAACTTCACTTTGTCGTTTAACTAACAAAGTTTGTCAGGCAATTAGGGATAAGAGCTGTCAGCCCTATGTGTCTGTCTCCTGGCCTCGGGAGTAGCCTGATCCTGGCTGGTGTAAAATCTTAGACTAAACTAGGAAGTCAGTAAAGAAATGAAGGTATCGTCACTAAGCTTTTATTCCTTATTCTTTTTCCACTAGGTGGCACCTGTAAAAGCTTGATGATGTTTTGGTGCCCTCTGCCACCGTGTATTGTTGTGGgcttttgttgtgtttgaaTTTTCGTCTTTTGGTCCAGTCCTCAAATACATCCGTATATTTTGCTCCCTATGCAGAAAGACTATTGTTGTGGGTATGCCCTAACATTCAAACATAGTTCCCAAGTCCCTAGCTTCTTTGGTAATTTGTTCTCGAATGCAGTGGTCCGGGGAgctttaaatgtaaataatgttATTAAACCTACTCAAAACAATGTCAAGATTTGTTGCTTAGGGGGGTTTACAGCTTAAGGAAAGGATCGTTTATTTGGAGGGTATATTTCACACTCCAAACTCTGgatttgttttagttttttgtgctgattaaaattcttttcaaaagaaactgcattatTCGCCCCTCTGAGACctctcagcaataaaaacatgATACAGCAGTCCCTCCCTTCACTCTCCCACCCATCAGTAAATAAGTGATCTTTTGTTACTGTACTTCTGTTGCAGTCTCCTTTTGGAAGTGGCCATCATTCAGCTGTCTTTGTATAGTCCATACGGTGGTGTGTCCTGGCTTGTGGCAATGGTTCCTGATACGTGGTTATAAAAATAGTTAACAcacaaatactttattttgtgtgtgaGTAGTTCCTCTAAGTCATTGCTGTCTTAAAGAGCAAggaataataaaacaaatggaTGGCTTCCATTCCTTAGAAAGCTGCACAATTCAATGTGTATGCTtgcctcttctgctttccagatgtTTGCTGCAGGAACGCTACAcgttctgcagctgcagaaacatgCAGATGCTTACTTGCTTATGTCTCTTCCAGGCCCTACTGGAAAAGGGTGGGTTTGGTGGCAGTCATTCTGGGATTGTGGAGATTGAGTCAGCAAGGGATTTAAGTATGTGCTTGAATCCAGTTGCATTCAGCAGGGCCGTTTGCCTTTTTGCATTTGGCTGTGTGCTTGAGTACCTTCCTGACTCAGTCCAAGAGCCGACTGGCAGCTGTAGGACTGTGGTGTCCCTGTATTTCATAATGACTGTATTGCTCCAAACTGTTGGCTTTTTAGAAGCTGCCTGACTGTGATTATTCCTCTGTTTAACAGGGCCGTTGCTTGTTTGCCAGTGGCAGTCCCTTCGAGCTGGTGACTTTGAAAGATGGAAGAACCTTCAAACCAGGCCAAGGAAACAATGCTTATATTTTTCCaggtaataaataaaattttcttcttttaatttttcagactAGGCTGTTAGCAGCTCGTCTTGGGTTCTCTTCCTACCCTAGGCACAGTTAGCGAAGCAGCATGAAGAGGTGTTACCAGCATGTAAAGCTGAGAACTCAATCAGAAGAACgaatgaaagaaaatcaattaAGGATGGATGCCATGCATGTGCAGCTACATATGCGACATGCATGCAGTGAGCTTACCCAGCTGGATATACAAAAGGGAGTTATTAAAGGCTTTGAAAGCTGTTGCATTATGGGTTCTTCTGCTTGTTtggggcaggaggtggaggagaaaaTAAGTGTTAATATATGCCTCTTTTAAAGTTACACCTGCACAAGTGAGGTCCAAAAGAAGCCCTAGGGATacttctctgccttcccctttctctctctttcctcacTGAGCTGCTAAGCTCCAGCCCCTTGCTGAAAGCCACTTATTATGGTAAATGACTGGCACACATGATAATAGTTTTGCGAATGTGTATAGAAAGCTGTgggaagattttttaaaataacattctaGATGACTTGCAGCTTCTTGGCAGCAAGCTGCGTGTTTTGGAATGGTGGCCCTAATTGGCAATAATTTTATTGTAGGTGTGGCTCTCGCTGTGATCCTCAGCAGTGTTCGGCATATTAGTGACAAGGTTTTCCTAGAGGCTGCTAAGGTAAgtgaggaagcagagcaggctgTGGCTTTTGACATGGTGGTGGATGACATGATGGTGGATGAAATGTTGGGCAATTTCTCAAATCTTGCTGAAACTGTGTGGTTTCCTGTTTGATTTCTGTTGGTTGTATCCCTCCCCaatggaggggggaaaaaaaatatttttatcaaacAAAACTGTGAAAAGCATCAGCTTCcattgcctttttaatttttttcattcagaaaaccaaacacccaaATAGGAAATCTGTCCATGCTTAAATTGCCTCCCAGCCCCGTAGGTCTGGCAGCAGGCCTGCCCCCGCCTCCTGCCCCACTCTGTGTTCCACAGCTGGCAGTGTGTTCAGGGATGCACATGGCCCCCAGGCTCCCAACCTCTCCTGCCTTTCtactctgcagcaggagcaccTATCACATTGGAGTGGCCAGTGAATCAATTGGCCAAACACATGGGCAGTCGTGCAGGCACATTGCGCTCTTCTAACTTCCATAGTTATGGGGAGTTCAGCCTCCAAAAAAATAGGATCatattttgctaaatatttacAAGCAGAATATGCTGATATGGGCGCAGATTGAAGAGTTGATTTTTGAGAATTTTGAGATTCTGGCTGCCTTACCCTACTGCTTTGGGAGCATTCTAGTAGTAAGAACAATGCAACTTGTTTCTTTCAGGTGTTTTAGTGTGATATTGATCCCACTCGGGATGCAGTAAATAgaacttgtttgtttttctaactCAGGCATTGACAGAACAGCTGACCGATGAAGAACTTGCACAAGGAAGACTTTATCCTCCACTGTCTAATATCAGGGAAGTTTCCATTTATATTGCTGTCAAGGTGAGTATGAAGCATAAAAGTGGACTGTACTAAAAGTGTTTTATGTGTACATTAACCTGCTGAATTGCACAGTATGGCCCTTTGGCACAAAATACCCAGTTCTTTGTGCCTTTAGTAAGAGCTGCTTATAAAAATTTGGAGTTTGTTGGATGCTTCAGTTTGGCAGTAACAATGGGCCAAAATGATGCTCCCTTGGTTTCTGAAATCAAGTTTTAGATCTTGGTAAGGCATTCAGGAATTATAAAAGGACTTTGGAGTTTGTCTTTATCCAGTTTGTGAGTCCTAAACATTGCAGTGGAAGCGGGGATGTTACATGAAGGTAATAAAAGGCACAAACTGCATGGTGATTTAACTTTTCAGGTTATGGAATTTTTGTATGCAAACAACATGGCTTTCCATTACCCTGAACCTGCAGACAAGAACCGTTACATTCGATCAAAGGTTTGGACCTACGAATACGAGTCCTTCATGCCAGATGTGTATGACTGGCCTGAATCTAAGGTTCACTGATGCATCAGAAGATTGCACTCCTCAGGCAGCATCTTCTACTCTGCAGGGAttcctttttcaaagcagtttaaaTCATCATCTTTGAGTcctataatttatttttgctcattttgttgtctttttttttttcccccctcctgccctgttTTTCACTTGATGTAGATTTCTCCCCACTCTCCCAAGTACCTGATGACTGTATGGATGATGGCATCCACAGGAATGAGAGAGGACTcgaaaatacatttaaataatgaCATTGCATTTCTAGCTAAGAGCCAGCACCACACTAAAGAATTCCATTAATGATGGTTTAGCTACGTGCATTTGATGATGAACTATAGCTCTCTCATCACTGTTGATTTCCAGAatgatttatttctgcttttaataatcAGTCTTCTAATTGTCCTGGAGTTGTCACGCTGTGTTATCTGTGACATCACCAGAGAGCATttgtcagaaaagaaaggacagcTTAAGACAAATCTTAACAGTCTAACGGGCTTTCTGTTTTATCTGATATTTAAAGATGTCTATGTCCAGACTTCCTTGTGGCATTGGCTGCTCTTGTTTCTTTCAGCGCACTTTGAGGAGCAGCATGGTATACACACATGGAATCTGCAGCaatgtctgtattttgtgttttcatcatagtgtaaaaaaaaatctgttatcaGGAAACACATGAGCtagttaaaaatattcttggaaAGCCTGAAAATCATATTAATCActtaatagcttttaaaaacaaagctatgCTGTTGCATAATAAATTCTATAAAGTAAAGGCAGGATCTGAGGCAATTTATGGAAATCTTTTAGAGGTTTTAAGGGGAGATTTTCTGCAGTGGACTCCAAGGTGATGTGCCAGAGGGTTTTTGTTTcatctgttaatttttttcaaggttctgtttcttttaagctaatttgttttctgtcttgcataCCCTTGTTCTCACAAAACGACCTGCGTGTGATGTTTTCGTGACATTGCTGACTCAAAAACTCGTAAGTGGACTGACTCACTTGCCACTTTGAACAACCCCCCTGCAGACAGCTGAtgaagctgaaacagaaagtGCTAAAGGCAGCTGTTGACACACACATTTACAGAAGTTTGAACATTTCTTGTGGTCTTAGTCCAGTATATTCAGTTCAGTTTGAAGACAGGACTCAAAAGTTCTAATGCCTAGAAGCTGTAAGTTGATCACTTAATCTTCCTCACTCCCATTTACAGATGTAATTTGTTGGGggtttctgaaaacaaaaattgagTTGAATTCTTCCTTGCAGTGAAGAGCGCTGCACATTTGATGCAGATACCACAGTGTgcattccttttcattttgttcataCCAGGTTTGAGTGCCCTCCATTAGTTTGTATTAGCAGGCAGGGACACACAGTGATAGTTACAGTCTGTGACTTTTCTAAATCTGGTTGCTGTAACAAGAACAGTGGTATGTCAGGAACAGAAGGGAAGACAATGTGCTGTTTCATGGTGTTCTGCATCAAGgtaaaaaaggacaaaaataaatagatagatgTAAAAGGGCTATACTGGCAAACTTGAAGCCAGAATCCAAAGAGATGAAGTAAAACTTGCTCAGGATTTACCCGTGGTAAGCACCTCTCttgtttcctcatttttattggaaaatgtGGTCTCCAAAAGAACAGGCCCAAAATAGAACAGGGAAAATAGTCTCTGTACCCCTTTAGACATGGTCTCTGCCTCTTACAGCCTAatctctaattttaaaattacgTTCACGTATTAGATAAAAAGAACATGGAACTCTGGGAAGGCTTTTATCTAAGTGAGGAAAGGAGACTGATTatataaatgcagaaaacagtCATGTGGGGAAAAGGCTGCATATTCAAACTGTGGTAAAGTGCTGTCTGGTGGGGCTCGAAATGCCACATTGCCAAATCGGGCGATGTATGTGGTTTGCAACTTGTATATGTAAGTATATGTACAAAAAAgaccaacacacacacagacgATGTTTTtacaaagaatgttttttccatctatTTTTGCTATGCCTGGTTTGtattgtatttaaatttgtGATCTTACTGAAAAATTGTTAATTTAatgtacaaattatttttaccttctgaAAATTCAACTCTAGCTGAAGCCTGTGGTAGTGTGTCAATGGAGTTCTGCATCACTGGGTTCAAGAATATTGGGAACGCACAATTCCTCACTTCTGCCAACATACTAATTAGGCAGATGGAGTAACAAAAATATCCCATGTGCTGATCTTGTGTCCCGGCTGAGACTGATCACAGAGGCAGGGCAATCAGTCTGTAAATATAAATCTGTCttacaaaataaagatttccaTCCATCTGTTCGGTCTGATTGAGTGTTTTCAGGCAAGAAGTGCAGTCACCGTCCATAAGCAGTGGGCATTGACAGTGCTCAGGAAAACCTGGTTCTTCGGAGGACAGCATTACCTGCATGCAGCAGAGTCTTGCTTTGGGCAAGAGCGATTACGATTCCCGAAGGGAGCTTTCACGCAGGGAATTCACAGTGGCTGCTGTCAGGCTGAGGGAAAATGCCTGTCTGGTGAAGGACAGTCCTTTTCCTTCCTggcacagcctccctgctgtctttaagcagcacagcacatgcCGAGAAGGGTTGTTCAGAATTGGTTGGCAGTGGGATGTTCCCAGGTACAAATGTTCCTGCataatttttctggaaataccACTGCacaggtgaggaaaaaaagtctttaacaAGCTGGGAGGCTCCAGTTACAATACAGCCCTGCCCTGATGGGGCTGCATCTATAGAGTTCTGACTCTATAGAGGAGGCCTGACTGCCTCTTTCTAATCTGTCCCAGTTACAGCAGCTCAGTGGTACCAGTTGGACCTTACCTGTGGATATGTGCTTGTGGACATTGTTTAATCAGGTTCTGTTCTGTGGATAGCTTGCAATATAGACACAGCGGACTTTTACCTTTAATGTACAGCCATTGCTTTCCATTAGCAACAGGAGATATGTCAGCTCAGTTTTAAGTGCATTTCACTCTCCCTTTCATCTctctcagatttattttttttaataaaatatacagGTTCATCTTCAGTTTTGTGTATTCTTCACATCTAATCTTTGCATTAATTAAAGTTATTTATCTTGCCAATTAGTAAGGACCCACAGTATCCTTTTTCATATTCTACttaacctgatttttttctgtttgctgacTTATGCAAAAGTATTTACCGTTCTTGTATCTAATTGGAAGATCCTCTTATGCAGTATGCAAAGGGAGAAAGTTGTCACCAGGATGCATTTTGTAATGCTACATACAGTAAATTAATCTtacactgttctttaaaaaaattgtattgcCTACAGGATGACTAGTGTTATAGCTCTTCACACAGCTCTGGTGACTTTTGCCCTCTGAATGGTATAGAAGTCTCTTTCATGCCTCTTCTGTGAGGATGCTATTTTGGGTGTACAGAATGCTTTGGAGAGGATCAGGGACTCCCACTGAGGTCAGTAGCTCAGTCTTTTCCAGGACTGGTCCAAGATTTGCTTCCTTAAAATCAACAGGAGCAGGACTGAGCCTCTTGGCAGCAATGTATAGAAATGTCTAGGGGAGAAGAAAGGTAGCTAAGGGAGCACAgccttttttttataaaatacatgtgtTCTTGTTCAAAGATGTTACAGAGGTTTGTACGTTCCTGAAGCATATGTCTGCATGCCAACAAGTGACCTGTAGAGGAAGACTACTAAAATGTATCTGATAGATTTTTAAAACCCAGGTGTGACTCCTTGCCTAAGTTCTTGGTTATGTTTGTGAATAGTGATGTTTCATgatgttgtgtttgttttccaggcttaaaacaaagcaacactTCATGCGCAGATTGGTGTTTAACAGGTTTCCTGCAGTAGGTGCGTGTCTTCCCTGTACTGTAGTTTCCAGCACAGTGTTTTGCGTGGGGGTAGAGTAACTCTGTCACACTCCTGTGGTAGTAACTGCAAAGATAAATGATACACCTTTTAGTTGTTCAATAGCGGCCCTATTTGGTGACTATTCCTCCCTATGGGGTTCACTATTGTACAGCTCTAACTGAATTTTAGTTCAGCTGACTCTGGGGCTAAGTAGATCCAGGttgtttgtcttctgtttgtTCCGGGTCTTCGAGACCTCAAAGGTGCAGATTTGAGCACCTGTTGTCATTTGGATAAAAGTATCTACAAGACTCTCAGATTGGACTGTAAGAACAGAACAGTTTGGACTCCTGTTGCAGCTGCAAGTGCTATTCCTGAGTTTAAGAAAACCACTGTCATtttttggactttttttaaGATGATGTGTGCTGCTATCCTGTTTCATAACAGCCAATACCTAATAGGCAGTGACTGGTGTTACATTGAATAGTGGAGCAAGGAGAAAATCTAGAGCAGCTCTCTAAGTGCACCCGCTTGGCAGCTGAGTTTGAGCAATGtaattcagctgctgctggtgaaggGACATCTAGTTCTGTACGGATCTACCTTGACCTACCTACCTACTTGCAAAATACACATTACCATGGTATCAGAAAGCCTGCAGATACTCTGGGTGAACCACAAGGAAAATAGAGCATGCTTTAGACCTCTTGCTTCCTATCATCACTTCCCCAATCCTAGCATTTGGTAGTGATGCAGCTTACTCGTGCCTGCTCCGGAGGAAGATATGCCAGCAGCTCCGTCGTATGCGGGGGATCCAGGACCTGGTGGCACAGCAGACCATGGCTACAGCTCATGTAAAAAGCTTTCTCACATTGGACATTTTGCTCATGGTGCAAGAACCTTGGGGCGTGTGTTAATACTCTGCCATGCATGAAGTTGGCGCTGGATTGAATTTCACTGTCCGAGTACCCTGGACTTACCCATCCTTGAAGCAGTTCCTTtgtaatgaaaatggaaataaaagtacTTTTAGGACTACACAAACAGAGTAAGATGGCCAGTTTAAGTAATGCAGTGTCAAAAAAGATATAGATGAGCTTATACATACCTACTTTACACAAATAAATGTAAGTCCACCGGAGTGCTTGTGAGAACAGTTCTTGCCTTACCTGCCCGGGGCTGACTGTACTTGGAGGGACATCGCTCAGCTGAAACTAAAGTTGTATTTAATGTGAactggttggggtttttcttctcctttctaaCGTTGTAATTCTTGGAATGTGTGTTCTGGTCTTCTATTTTCTTAGTAAAATGCATTCCCTTTGCCTAAATTACATTTGACTttgtttattctgaaaaagtaaCCCTTGATCTATACGGCATTGGTATGGAACTCTCTAAATCACtgatgttttgggtttttttttccttttgtccctTGCGCACCACCAGCAGACACCCCCGGGACTCAGGCTGTGCAATTTTATCCCCAGAACTGGTT
The Falco rusticolus isolate bFalRus1 chromosome Z, bFalRus1.pri, whole genome shotgun sequence DNA segment above includes these coding regions:
- the ME2 gene encoding NAD-dependent malic enzyme, mitochondrial translates to MFSRLRVAATRCAMVCRSAHTKEKGKPLMLNPRTNKGMAFTLHERQLLGLQGLLPPKIETQDIQALRFHKNLAKMTDPLEKYIYIMGIQERNEKLFYRVLQDDIERLMPIVYTPTVGLACSQYGHIFRRPKGLFISISDRGHIRSIVNNWPENDVKAVVVTDGERILGLGDLGVYGMGIPVGKLCLYTACAGIHPDKCLPVCIDVGTDNTTLLKDPFYMGLYQKRDRSQVYDDLIDEFMEAITDRYGQNTLIQFEDFGNHNAFRFLRKYREKYCTFNDDIQGTASVALAGLLAAQKAIGKPFAEQKVLFLGAGEVSSLKGSRAARDLTVCFLGRCLFASGSPFELVTLKDGRTFKPGQGNNAYIFPGVALAVILSSVRHISDKVFLEAAKALTEQLTDEELAQGRLYPPLSNIREVSIYIAVKVMEFLYANNMAFHYPEPADKNRYIRSKVWTYEYESFMPDVYDWPESKVH